In Actinomyces sp. zg-332, the following proteins share a genomic window:
- a CDS encoding glutamate-5-semialdehyde dehydrogenase yields MSAEEFLISHKKTLKIGAKFLKNATREIKDSALHNIAKELEFRASEIVEENKKDLAKARENNLSEGIIDRLLLDEERVKNIANSVREIASFPDPVGNIVSGTKMPNGLKVTSITVPLGVVGIIYEARPNVTVDTACLGIKSGNAVILRGGSAALHTNAKIVEIMNNALVQSGMPTGLICSVDEFGRAGAKAMMTARGIIDVLIPRGGADLISTVVENSTVPVIETGTGNCHIYVDKSADIDKAINILLNSKTQRVGVCNAAETLLVHKDIKDIFLQRALQELSDKNVIVHGCEKTKDIADKIENLKFELATLQDWEKEYLSHDIACKIVESIDEAIEHINEYSSKHTEAICAYDLQAVDKFKEEIDSATIAVNASTRFTDGGQFGLGAEVGISTQKLHARGPMGLSSLTTISWYVEGDGTIRK; encoded by the coding sequence ATGAGTGCAGAAGAATTTCTTATATCTCATAAAAAAACTTTAAAAATTGGTGCAAAATTCCTAAAAAATGCTACTAGGGAAATAAAAGATAGTGCGTTACATAATATAGCCAAAGAATTAGAATTTAGAGCTAGTGAAATAGTTGAAGAAAATAAGAAAGATTTAGCAAAAGCTCGAGAAAATAATTTAAGTGAAGGAATAATAGATCGACTTTTATTAGATGAAGAACGAGTTAAAAATATTGCTAATAGTGTTAGAGAAATTGCAAGTTTCCCAGATCCAGTTGGCAATATTGTATCCGGAACTAAAATGCCTAATGGTTTAAAAGTAACATCTATAACTGTTCCACTAGGTGTTGTTGGGATAATATATGAGGCACGTCCAAATGTGACAGTTGATACAGCATGCTTAGGAATAAAGAGTGGGAATGCTGTTATATTACGAGGTGGTAGTGCAGCTTTACATACTAATGCAAAGATAGTAGAAATAATGAATAATGCATTAGTGCAAAGTGGTATGCCTACAGGTTTAATATGTAGCGTAGATGAATTTGGTCGTGCTGGAGCAAAAGCAATGATGACTGCTCGAGGAATAATAGATGTCCTTATTCCAAGAGGTGGTGCAGATTTAATATCTACAGTGGTTGAAAATTCAACTGTACCAGTTATTGAAACCGGTACTGGAAATTGTCATATTTATGTAGATAAAAGTGCAGATATAGATAAAGCTATAAACATATTATTGAACTCAAAAACGCAAAGGGTTGGAGTATGCAATGCAGCTGAAACCTTGCTTGTACATAAAGATATAAAAGACATTTTTCTACAACGCGCATTACAAGAATTGTCAGATAAAAATGTTATAGTACATGGATGCGAAAAAACTAAAGATATAGCGGATAAAATTGAAAATCTGAAATTTGAATTAGCTACATTGCAAGACTGGGAAAAAGAATATCTGTCACATGATATTGCATGTAAAATAGTGGAAAGCATTGATGAAGCAATAGAACATATAAATGAGTATTCTTCAAAGCATACTGAAGCAATATGTGCATATGATTTACAAGCTGTGGACAAATTCAAAGAAGAAATTGATTCAGCTACTATTGCGGTAAATGCCTCTACACGATTTACAGATGGCGGTCAATTTGGATTGGGTGCTGAAGTTGGTATATCTACACAAAAATTGCATGCACGTGGTCCGATGGGGTTGTCATCACTTACAACTATAAGTTGGTATGTCGAAGGTGACGGAACTATAAGAAAATAG
- the nadD gene encoding nicotinate-nucleotide adenylyltransferase, which yields MQINTGNDPSRIGIMGGTFDPIHHGHLVAASEVQDVFNLDEVIFVPTCVQPFKKDRDLTLAEHRYLMTTIATASNSKFSVSRVDIERGGITYTIDTLKDLRKLYPKAEFFFITGADALETIFNWKNSDELFDLATFVGVTRPNHDIDSQMLDKVSIVEVPAMAISSTDCRQRVRENKPIWYLVPEGVVQYIGKYHLYKMKDEEK from the coding sequence ATGCAAATAAATACAGGAAATGACCCTAGCCGAATAGGTATAATGGGCGGAACTTTTGATCCGATTCATCATGGTCATCTTGTAGCTGCTAGTGAAGTTCAAGATGTATTCAATTTAGATGAAGTCATTTTTGTTCCAACATGTGTACAACCTTTCAAAAAGGATAGAGACTTAACTCTTGCTGAACATCGATATCTAATGACCACTATTGCCACAGCTTCAAATTCCAAATTTTCAGTTTCAAGAGTTGATATAGAACGAGGAGGAATTACTTATACTATTGATACCTTGAAAGACTTGCGTAAACTATACCCTAAAGCTGAGTTTTTCTTTATTACAGGAGCAGATGCATTAGAAACAATATTTAATTGGAAAAATAGCGATGAACTATTTGATTTGGCAACATTCGTTGGTGTTACTCGTCCTAACCACGATATTGATTCACAGATGCTCGATAAAGTAAGTATAGTTGAAGTCCCAGCAATGGCAATTTCTTCTACAGATTGTAGACAAAGAGTGAGAGAAAATAAACCAATATGGTATTTAGTGCCTGAGGGAGTGGTACAGTATATAGGAAAGTACCACTTGTACAAAATGAAAGATGAAGAAAAATAA
- the rsfS gene encoding ribosome silencing factor: protein MFEPEVENLVIVAIKAAMEKQAEEIIAIDVSSRLALTDAFIIASADTQRQVSAIVDFIDEQMHKNGVVATRKEGLTECHWVLLDYGAIVVHVQLTEDREYYDLERLWSDCPRFEIPNSVFGELTGD from the coding sequence ATGTTTGAACCAGAAGTTGAAAATCTAGTTATAGTAGCTATAAAAGCTGCAATGGAAAAACAAGCTGAAGAAATAATTGCTATAGATGTTAGCTCTAGATTAGCACTTACAGACGCTTTTATTATTGCCTCAGCTGACACGCAACGTCAAGTTTCAGCAATTGTTGACTTCATAGATGAGCAAATGCATAAAAATGGTGTAGTTGCTACAAGAAAAGAGGGACTTACTGAATGTCACTGGGTACTATTAGACTATGGTGCAATAGTTGTACACGTACAGTTAACTGAAGATAGAGAATACTATGACTTAGAACGTTTATGGTCAGATTGCCCACGTTTTGAAATACCTAACTCAGTATTTGGAGAATTAACAGGTGACTAA
- a CDS encoding histidine phosphatase family protein encodes MTKIILWRHGQTAYNLEKRFQGQTDIPLNETGIKQAENAAIFLNKYKPTHIITSDLGRAKQTGEKLAELSGIKIVTDARLRESGFGVWEGLTRDEIVSKWPKEFENWQQGIRPENLNIEPVDSIGARFSQSVNEHVSNLNDDSVIVFVSHGGAILKGVSVLLGLSAGFRGIRLLNNCSWCVLEKAASGDWVLSEYNPINIA; translated from the coding sequence GTGACTAAGATAATTTTGTGGAGACACGGTCAAACAGCTTATAACTTAGAAAAAAGATTTCAAGGTCAAACAGATATTCCTCTGAATGAAACGGGGATTAAACAGGCTGAGAATGCTGCTATTTTCCTAAACAAATATAAACCAACTCACATTATTACTTCTGATTTAGGAAGGGCTAAGCAAACTGGCGAAAAATTAGCTGAGCTATCTGGTATAAAAATTGTAACAGACGCCCGTTTACGTGAAAGTGGATTTGGTGTTTGGGAAGGTTTGACTAGAGATGAAATTGTATCTAAGTGGCCGAAAGAATTTGAAAACTGGCAGCAGGGGATACGTCCTGAGAACTTGAACATTGAACCAGTAGACTCTATTGGTGCTAGATTTAGTCAAAGTGTAAATGAACATGTATCAAACCTCAATGACGATAGTGTCATTGTATTTGTTAGTCATGGCGGAGCTATCTTGAAGGGTGTTTCTGTCTTACTCGGTTTGTCTGCTGGGTTTAGGGGGATAAGACTTCTAAATAATTGTTCTTGGTGTGTGCTGGAAAAAGCTGCGTCAGGAGATTGGGTACTATCAGAATATAATCCGATTAATATTGCTTAA
- a CDS encoding thiopeptide-type bacteriocin biosynthesis protein, with protein sequence MTEAAQVPNDGKIARHVDTTMLLLEQTAPSQISNAYDQWLDKFAENYGFNTAVNALTVFDPIAGIGPIQLGLEDQPSGTLASQPLVSFLLDAHHPNQLQMKKDFYILDSKVVHRALRERRQDSSGRTITHDSRVKDLMFELFEHPTLGLLFLPAILGATDPGALLGRFASLLSSNEVSRIWGQGSSEQIEVVQLRPFFHSRQCQQLSAQFQPPGRYICPQVANPYDPSAISLSELLFCLADGGMRILDRRTGLPILVQSQSMITLAQFDPISKTILAIARRGEPAYTLFQEEPWSARETHRPGVILDGVVLRRPQWRLPAGMFSDYSDDEPFRRWKQMVNLPDHVRIGRGDQIQEFDLSNIDEYQAFKRSVGPRASILDAAFFTLNTDDRKVEYLYRYVPKSTNSIQTLRPSETFSLIDPKDGDKVEEWRAYEFTTPSGLIPEISDFRQVIQFFKDMGGKNWHFLHYTNPDAHLRLRFQLPPEANAQSKILNGLDALIESLRGENYKKVRIVEFFPEYTRYTRTTSIESIFEIFTRSSELALSERLTLQTTQNRKQVILSAVTSFMELVRYYFPETWATAIVKAFKRGSFEDPKHFDKQRTSLRYEIVHEIEDKVLEVGPRYKNYNEIGTDIIPSVMHMHFNRVAGIDRGGEADYTAIIRKFSLSRLARLKMRCYLESSDTPVESD encoded by the coding sequence ATGACCGAAGCAGCGCAGGTTCCAAACGACGGCAAGATCGCACGACACGTGGATACAACCATGTTATTACTCGAGCAGACGGCTCCCTCACAGATCAGCAACGCATACGATCAATGGTTAGACAAATTTGCCGAAAACTATGGATTTAATACGGCAGTCAATGCTCTCACGGTTTTCGATCCAATCGCAGGAATTGGACCAATTCAGCTCGGACTCGAAGACCAACCCTCTGGCACACTTGCCTCGCAGCCATTAGTAAGCTTTCTGTTGGATGCGCACCATCCAAACCAGCTGCAGATGAAGAAGGACTTCTACATTCTCGATTCGAAAGTAGTTCACAGAGCACTCAGAGAGCGCAGACAGGACTCGTCTGGAAGGACAATCACTCACGATTCAAGAGTCAAGGACCTCATGTTTGAGTTGTTCGAGCATCCAACGTTGGGCCTTCTGTTCTTACCAGCGATCCTCGGGGCTACCGATCCAGGTGCACTCCTTGGCCGATTCGCTTCGCTCCTCAGTTCAAATGAAGTATCGCGGATCTGGGGTCAAGGTTCTTCCGAACAGATCGAGGTCGTTCAGCTGCGCCCGTTCTTTCACAGTCGACAATGTCAACAGCTTTCGGCCCAGTTTCAGCCCCCGGGACGGTACATATGCCCTCAGGTCGCCAACCCATACGATCCTTCGGCAATTTCTTTGTCCGAACTCCTATTCTGTCTCGCGGACGGGGGCATGAGGATCCTAGACCGAAGAACAGGACTACCAATCCTCGTTCAATCTCAGTCAATGATTACGCTCGCACAGTTCGATCCAATCTCGAAAACAATTCTCGCTATCGCCCGCCGCGGAGAACCTGCCTACACACTTTTCCAAGAAGAGCCTTGGAGTGCAAGGGAGACGCACCGTCCCGGAGTCATTCTCGATGGTGTTGTCCTCCGACGACCTCAATGGAGGCTGCCCGCTGGAATGTTCTCCGACTACTCAGATGATGAGCCCTTCCGACGCTGGAAACAAATGGTTAATCTTCCAGATCATGTCAGAATTGGAAGGGGCGATCAAATACAGGAGTTCGACCTCTCAAACATAGATGAATACCAAGCTTTCAAACGATCAGTAGGCCCGAGGGCGTCGATCCTAGATGCCGCATTTTTCACCCTCAACACAGACGACCGTAAAGTTGAATATTTATATAGATATGTCCCAAAGTCAACGAATTCAATCCAGACTCTGAGACCTTCAGAAACTTTTTCGCTGATCGATCCGAAAGACGGCGATAAAGTAGAAGAATGGCGCGCATACGAATTTACTACACCATCCGGTTTGATACCGGAGATTTCCGACTTTCGTCAGGTAATTCAATTTTTCAAAGACATGGGCGGCAAAAATTGGCACTTTCTTCACTATACCAACCCCGATGCCCATTTGAGACTGAGATTCCAGCTGCCTCCCGAGGCGAATGCGCAATCAAAGATTCTTAACGGGCTTGACGCTTTGATAGAAAGCCTCCGAGGCGAAAACTACAAAAAAGTTCGAATTGTCGAATTTTTTCCCGAATATACACGTTATACTCGAACGACATCTATCGAATCAATTTTTGAAATCTTTACCAGAAGTTCCGAGCTCGCTTTGAGTGAGCGGCTCACTCTCCAGACAACACAGAATCGCAAACAGGTCATCCTATCCGCCGTAACCTCATTTATGGAGCTTGTCCGATACTATTTTCCAGAAACTTGGGCGACAGCGATCGTTAAAGCATTCAAAAGGGGATCGTTCGAGGATCCGAAACACTTCGATAAGCAGAGAACTTCATTACGATACGAAATCGTACACGAAATCGAAGATAAAGTGCTCGAAGTTGGGCCTCGCTATAAAAATTACAATGAGATTGGCACCGACATTATACCCTCAGTTATGCATATGCACTTTAATCGCGTCGCCGGAATCGATCGGGGTGGAGAAGCTGATTACACCGCGATTATCAGGAAGTTTTCGTTATCGCGACTAGCTCGATTAAAGATGAGATGTTATTTAGAGTCATCAGACACTCCGGTGGAATCAGACTAG
- a CDS encoding lanthionine synthetase LanC family protein yields MNIDLDFERLSELYLDQIKLRLQPNSDRYLFDISKMNPRAAISDLLSYPSGVGGYIYCLRLIASATGSLEAKSLADRLFELALVTYKQNRTDIRAIQELFALADLSISQYGKADSHLQTIILEWMDTISVALLDQLDREDLIHHGFVSTDLVSGICRGILLVEGYCAPHSLELLQELLKLETCESGKRVRASFSGAPSLVWAEKAVVASHRNYGIVHGLDGICTTLCSALSRYCTTDSYDAVTYERGLDTVDDYLEWRIDSAEMKIGQIPMTEVLLNDGSCIDCFADDGIWCYGGSGLLGACNARIGLDSGPFALTDKFVMLADRVFHDPVAKSLTLCHGESGRILSLRNFSDLIDCAFSQEELRLAFCQRLGKLLSRGDLSGYLDPDLLFSNDPLNIGVLSGLGGVVIAYFETLCERLPPSHFAESCLLAAPWLRPYRTLHV; encoded by the coding sequence ATGAATATTGACCTGGATTTTGAAAGACTATCGGAACTCTATCTTGATCAGATCAAGCTTCGCTTGCAACCAAATTCAGACCGTTACTTATTTGACATTTCTAAGATGAATCCGAGGGCCGCAATCTCTGATCTTCTTTCTTATCCTTCGGGCGTTGGAGGCTATATATATTGTCTCCGGCTAATCGCAAGCGCAACAGGTTCGCTTGAGGCTAAAAGTCTAGCAGACCGCCTCTTTGAACTCGCACTTGTTACATATAAACAAAATCGAACAGACATTCGCGCGATTCAAGAACTATTCGCATTAGCTGATTTGAGCATCTCGCAATACGGCAAGGCCGATTCGCACTTGCAGACAATCATTTTAGAATGGATGGATACCATTTCAGTCGCTCTCTTGGATCAACTTGATCGGGAGGACTTGATTCATCACGGCTTTGTAAGTACCGATTTGGTGTCGGGCATTTGTCGTGGAATTCTGCTTGTTGAGGGATATTGCGCTCCTCATTCACTCGAATTACTTCAAGAGCTTCTGAAACTTGAGACTTGTGAAAGTGGCAAGCGAGTTAGAGCTTCTTTCAGCGGCGCTCCATCTCTTGTTTGGGCTGAAAAGGCGGTGGTTGCAAGCCATCGAAACTACGGAATCGTTCATGGTCTCGATGGAATTTGTACAACGCTTTGCAGCGCATTATCTCGTTATTGTACTACGGACTCGTATGACGCAGTTACCTATGAGCGAGGTTTGGATACGGTTGATGATTATTTGGAATGGCGGATCGATTCGGCCGAAATGAAGATTGGCCAAATTCCCATGACTGAAGTCTTGCTCAACGACGGATCATGCATCGATTGCTTTGCTGATGATGGGATATGGTGTTATGGCGGATCAGGATTGCTTGGCGCATGTAATGCCCGAATTGGCCTCGATAGCGGCCCATTCGCCCTGACAGACAAATTTGTCATGTTAGCTGATCGCGTATTTCATGATCCGGTTGCGAAGTCTCTCACCTTATGTCACGGGGAATCCGGTCGCATTCTAAGTTTGCGCAATTTTAGTGACTTAATTGACTGTGCTTTTTCACAAGAGGAATTGCGCCTGGCTTTCTGTCAGCGTCTAGGGAAGCTACTCAGCAGGGGTGATTTGTCAGGATATCTCGATCCTGACCTACTGTTTTCTAACGATCCTCTTAATATTGGTGTTCTGTCCGGATTGGGAGGAGTGGTAATTGCTTATTTTGAAACATTATGCGAACGGTTGCCCCCGTCACATTTTGCAGAAAGTTGTCTATTGGCGGCTCCGTGGCTTCGGCCATATCGAACGCTCCATGTGTGA